The Hymenobacter sp. GOD-10R genome includes a window with the following:
- a CDS encoding methylated-DNA--[protein]-cysteine S-methyltransferase, with protein sequence MQTVTPLAVAYLASPVGLLELRGTDAGLAAVLFRQDGEAAPTPPDTLPTCLREAAQQLQAYFGRELRTFDLTYDLQQGTDFQRRVWAALPGIGYGRTASYLDLARQLGDPKAVRAVGAANGQNPLAIVCPCHRIIGAGGQLTGYAGGLARKKWLLTFENPPAQGELF encoded by the coding sequence ATGCAAACAGTTACACCCTTGGCCGTTGCCTACCTAGCTTCGCCGGTGGGCCTTTTGGAGTTGCGCGGCACCGATGCGGGCTTAGCGGCGGTGCTTTTCCGACAGGACGGAGAAGCTGCTCCGACGCCCCCCGATACCTTGCCAACTTGCCTACGCGAAGCCGCGCAACAGCTGCAAGCCTACTTTGGCCGGGAGTTACGCACCTTCGACCTAACTTATGATTTACAACAAGGCACTGATTTTCAGCGTCGCGTTTGGGCTGCACTTCCCGGCATTGGGTATGGTCGAACGGCCTCTTACCTCGACCTAGCTCGCCAACTCGGCGACCCAAAAGCCGTGCGCGCCGTGGGCGCCGCCAACGGCCAAAACCCCTTGGCCATCGTGTGTCCATGCCACCGAATCATCGGCGCCGGTGGGCAGCTTACAGGATACGCCGGTGGCCTAGCACGTAAGAAGTGGCTATTGACTTTCGAGAACCCGCCTGCGCAAGGAGAGTTGTTTTAG